The Helianthus annuus cultivar XRQ/B chromosome 16, HanXRQr2.0-SUNRISE, whole genome shotgun sequence genome includes a window with the following:
- the LOC110920216 gene encoding uncharacterized protein LOC110920216 — protein sequence MPTGPQVSASFAPAVSCVMPIPSSTVSIAVTSEPLPSLRSGDFDTTLPESPKDMFAGFDTNAAAASTAHEATSVGGGDNRASSSGIADDGARLIDDLFIPTVCWDPHAQDKRYQPQWKIAESSRLIFPPVVQHWVERAYPPAEAAYVEGLNNEDLMNSSISDSVTLPRRLVEIRRRWVRDNAQLHEARVIIQELRDDKHRLESQLQTAGLKEARFLSEKNKAEEDLRRVTEHLAEERILWARDMAEKDRVLAQAKNVQEELERKAVAEAQKVQERYQDLTTEVETCHTKIRLMQGELEEREAKFEEMQDHCDSLVTQNNKLAASSSSKLREVEDALAQSHAEIDDLTNQLAAMRGDRNWLITNGLVGAFEFLRESSHFTSLIDRLSAAAYQAGHHDGVLKGYMDCQQAERVPPDFQILKNKLQADMAKALEAAYTEPLPCYGDLMDKVNEDGIDSLRLMLDPADESEED from the exons ATGCCTACGGGTCCACAAGTTTCAGCGTCATTCGCTCCCGCTGTGAGCTGTGTCATGCCCATTCCTAGTTCTACGGTATCCATAGCCGTAACTTCCGAGCCGCTGCCCTCGCTTCGATCGGGTGATTTTGACACAACCCTTCCTGAATCACCCAAGGACATGTTTGCTGGTTTTGACACCAATGCTGCTGCCGCGTCGACCGCGCATGAGGCAACTAGCGTGGGTGGAGGCGATAATCGTGCGTCGAGCAGCGGCATTGCTGACGATGGTGCTCGCTTGATTGATGATTTGTTTATACCTACCGTTTGTTGGGATCCTCATGCCCAGGATAAACGTTACCAGCCTCAATGGAAGATTGCTGAATCTTCCCGACTTATCTTTCCTCCAGTTGTCCAACATTGGGTTGAGAGGGCGTACCCCCCCGCCGAAGCGGCGTATGTTGAGGGGTTAAACAATGAGGATTTGATGAATTCGTCTATATCAGATTCTGTGACCCTACCTCGCCGGTTGGTAGAGATACGGCGCCGGTGGGTGCGTGATAACGCCCAACTTCATGAGGCCCGGGTCATTATCCAAGAACTGAGGGATGACAAGCATCGCCTCGAAAGTCAACTGCAGACCGCTGGGTTGAAAGAGGCCCGATTTCTGTCAGAGAAGAATAAGGCCGAGGAGGATTTGCGGAGGGTAACTGAACATCTTGCTGAGGAAAGGATCTTATGGGCCCGCGATATGGCGGAAAAAGATAGGGTTTTGGCTCAAGCGAAAAATGTACAAGAGGAGTTGGAACGCAAGGCTGTGGCAGAGGCTCAGAAG GTTCAGGAGCGGTACCAGGATTTGACAACCGAAGTAGAGACCTGTCATACCAAGATCCGACTGATGCAGGGAGAGTTGGAGGAGCGTGAAGCAAAATTCGAGGAGATGCAAGATCATTGTGATTCCCTTGTCACCCAAAACAATAAGCTTGCTGCATCGTCATCTTCGAAGTTAAGGGAGGTGGAGGACGCGCTGGCACAATCCCATGCAGAGATCGATGATTTGACCAACCAGCTAGCGGCTATGCGGGGAGACAGGAATTGGTTGATAACTAATGGACTAGTGGGGGCGTTCGAATTTCTGCGTGAGTCGTCCCACTTTACTAGCCTGATTGACCGTCTTTCCGCCGCTGCCTACCAAGCTGGTCATCATGACGGCGTACTTAAAGGCTACATGGACTGCCAGCAAGCGGAAAGAGTCCCGCCGGACTTCCAAATTCTCAAAAATAAGTTACAGGCTGATATGGCGAAGGCTCTTGAAGCTGCGTACACCGAGCCTCTACCTTGCTATGGCGATCTGATGGATAAAGTTAATGAAGATGGAATAGACTCGCTACGTCTGATGCTGGACCCCGCGGACGAATCCGAAGAAGACTGA